The genome window GGTCGAACACGGGCATCTTATATTCCGTATTGAAGGCCTCGCCTTTCAGCTTGGCCACAAACATTTCCACACAGCGTTCAGCCGCCAGTTTGTCGTAGAACCTGTTTTTGCGAATCCCGCGCTCGATGTAGCCTTCTTCCGCGGGAGTCCCCGGTTTTTCACCCTTCAGCAGTTTCAGAAGCAGTTTCGCCATGGCGGGAACCGCCTGTCGCATTCCTGCCGCGCTGTTGGGGGTTTCAATGATCCAGGCCGACTTTTTGTAAAGTTCGACGCCCGGATTTTCCGGATACATTCCGCTGACCACGGGAATGCCAAGTTCCCTGGACACCGCCTCGCACATCCCGCCGCAGGCCGTGCCGTAACGACCGGCGTTGAAAGCCGGCCCGGCAACGAAGGCGTCGGGCTTGTACTTTTTGATCATCTCAATGATCTCGGCGCTTGCCTTATCCATGTTGGAGGCAAAATAAGAGTCGCCGCAGACAACGGTCGCCACAATTTCGACGTCCGCTCCCAGTGCCGCCTTCAGCGCGGCGCCGGGTCCTACGATGCCCTCGCGGATTTCAGGCGCGACATCGGCTTTTTCTTCGCCGCCAATACCTGCGAAGAATTGATTTATATAATGAACGATACGATAAGCCACTCTTGTCCTCCCACCTTTCTGTCAGGTATCACGGTCCCTGAAACGATCCTTCAGGAATACCGCTGCCGCTGTAAAAGCCGGACTTTACAGAACATTTTTGCTGAACTGATCGCGAATACCCTTCACAGCTGCAGCCAGCTTTTCGGGTTCCAAAACCATCTCCATCATGCTGATCTGCTCTTCCCAGGCGGCAGGATCACATTCGTCACGTATCGTCTGATCAAAAACATGGTATACAGGGAGTCCCAACGAGACTCCGGCAAGAGGCCCTGCGTAGGTCGGATCGCCGTTGCTCACGGTCTCGGCGTAAATTTCCGCGCCCTCGGCGTCGGAAGAACCGAGAATAACGATGCAATCGGTACCGAACTTGTCAGCCGCGTCCTTGACGCGCTGCTGATTCTGCAGGTCCATCGCCCCTGCGGCGGTTCAGACAAAACACTCGGTCACCGAAAAAATCGTTTCGGCGCCGCTGTCTTTCAAACATGCTTCCATGGCCGGTCCAGGAACGCCATCGCGCTCTCCGAGAAGCAGCAACTTCTTCCCTGCCAGTTTACCCATGTTTGAACACCATCCTTTCTCATCTCAAATTTTTGTTGAATTGTAAATCTCGTTCCCTGAGCCTCGAAAGTAGAGGTTCCCTTTCGGGCTTCAAATAAAATTAAATCGTATAAGCGCCGAGCTTCGTGTAGCCAAGCTCGCTGGTCGCGCCCGTAATGGCCTGAAGTTCGACCGTTATGGTCCCGTCGGCGGCAAGAGAGCCCTGCCAGCCTCCGGCGATAACGTTCGCCTCTTCCACGACGCCCAGAACTTTTTTCATCGGCGGCAGCACGATGACTTCGTTGGCGTTGCCCGCTGTGACACAGGCGTCGCCCTCGACGCAGGAGTCCGCCAGAGACTGACTCGCCCCGTCCTGTCCGGCGTACTCGTCGGTGAGGAGCGCCGTTTTCAGCCCCAGCCGCTCCGCCTTCCAGCAGTTCATGATCAGGTCGGCGTCGGGATTGCCGAAGCCTTCCTCCGTGATGACGATGCCGTCAAGACCCAGCATGGCGGCCAGCTTCACGGCGTAGTCGGAGCTGCGGCGCTTGTCCGCCAGCGTGACGTTCTCGTTCGTGACGATGCAGGTCACGAAATTGAAGTCCTTCCCGTGTCGTTTCAGCATGTCGGCGATGACGGGGTTGTTCAGGTGGACGTAGGTGCTGTTTTTATCGCAGGCCGAAACGCAGTTGCCCGAAACGATGGCTCCGTCCATGACCTCAAGGGGAGACAAAATGGTGGGCAGGATTTTCTTCACGTCCACGCCGTAAAGATACGTGTCGTGCAGCAGCCCCTGAGTCTGGAGCATGTAGAGGTATCCCACCTTCGGAAGTCCGGGATGGGCTCCCATGGCCTCACGAATATTTGCGTGCTCGAACACGTCGACCCGATCGGCCTTCGCGCCCGCGCAGCAGCGGGCCAGGTAGGCGGCCGTCTTCAGCCCCGCCATACGACAGGCGGCCTCGTAGTCGTGCTTGTCCATCTCGGAAGACGCCGGCTCAAGAAGCAGCACGATGTTGCAGGTTTTCGAATAAGGCGTGTAGTCCGCTCCAGGTCCGGACATATCGATAATCCCCTCCTGGAAACGAACGATCTTCCCCGTGGTGACGACAGCCGCTCCGGTCAGGACAAGAGTTTTTCCCTCACCTGCGGTTTCCACATCGGAAATCATTCCGGGGAAAACCTGCCCCTTGCCTTCCAGTTTCCAGCGCGGCTCAATGACGTCCTTCACCGGGATGATGCGAACGCTGTCTCCCGGCATGGCCACATCGACATCGAGGTTTTTCCCCAGCCTCTCGTCTTCCGA of Synergistaceae bacterium contains these proteins:
- a CDS encoding glycine/sarcosine/betaine reductase complex selenoprotein A, producing MGKLAGKKLLLLGERDGVPGPAMEACLKDSGAETIFSVTECFVUTAAGAMDLQNQQRVKDAADKFGTDCIVILGSSDAEGAEIYAETVSNGDPTYAGPLAGVSLGLPVYHVFDQTIRDECDPAAWEEQISMMEMVLEPEKLAAAVKGIRDQFSKNVL
- a CDS encoding glycine/sarcosine/betaine reductase component B subunit, whose amino-acid sequence is MRLELHRVFVNKLVFGNETGVAGGTLTINKKELLDLISEDERLGKNLDVDVAMPGDSVRIIPVKDVIEPRWKLEGKGQVFPGMISDVETAGEGKTLVLTGAAVVTTGKIVRFQEGIIDMSGPGADYTPYSKTCNIVLLLEPASSEMDKHDYEAACRMAGLKTAAYLARCCAGAKADRVDVFEHANIREAMGAHPGLPKVGYLYMLQTQGLLHDTYLYGVDVKKILPTILSPLEVMDGAIVSGNCVSACDKNSTYVHLNNPVIADMLKRHGKDFNFVTCIVTNENVTLADKRRSSDYAVKLAAMLGLDGIVITEEGFGNPDADLIMNCWKAERLGLKTALLTDEYAGQDGASQSLADSCVEGDACVTAGNANEVIVLPPMKKVLGVVEEANVIAGGWQGSLAADGTITVELQAITGATSELGYTKLGAYTI